The following proteins come from a genomic window of Parambassis ranga chromosome 4, fParRan2.1, whole genome shotgun sequence:
- the wwc3 gene encoding protein WWC3 yields MPWVSGGKRRESSELPLPAGWEEARDYDGRVFFIDHNTRQTSWIDPRDRITKPLTFADCVGDELPLGWEEVYDQQVGVYYIDHINKTTQIENPRTQWRQEQEHMLKEYLVVAQEALKAKKEMYLVKQQRLELAQQEMLLFHELSEDNRSITSTLSGSSSNAKYDPDQIKVEVACRRERLSRLKQELAQVKQELQYKEMGVETLQEIDRKMSCSQTNYKLDEAQAIFSELRSIKKAISTGEKERQDLIQSLAKLTINFQSSLSISDSASEVANSTGTAGDSCSLQQYCDTGCQTDIMGEYGSQDYSHLVDKVKVNWQYEEAKKKVQSIQHQLAQLDSESWSGRAEADRDRDFMQLLREKEALLQEIILVSKQQHSPETVLQLEEERCRLEEEVQRAHSSQSQGANQRLLLQEKRNVLLRQLEEATRITTYLHSQLKSLSASSLTVSSSSSRGSLASSRGSLASSRGSLSSISFSDIYGLPQYERHEGAGEPLDPHHRYLLPPETVSRDCSMFTPEPLTQSKTKRSHDTPQSLASLSSRSSLSSLSPPSSPMDTPYHSAPQDCPLTQMTEEYMEQAGRGLLEGLRAQSQTLSHTTMLSSEDTLSPAAVHQLDNKIHRDSGAQTAFTSTGVTLRGNSANRSGRRARRVSAGVSEDALATDSGVFEAWGRRAEELDEMSYMKELMPVSEPTHIQLGLLWESSSQSLRLHLLQLKNLNRSIVKDGYKVYVKVHLIPLDASRACAFYCCTALEPQCQMSFNEGFCIPVPANTLAVCALQLSICSLGPQAQEELLGTAQVSLADCEGSAEMVYHWLRAQMVSSGAESQRPEQKNLLHRRHHDGQEDEQRPRATDAVCTLSRTNTTTHLEERDAELELKKEEPGEAASERSWQAESVDSGCSNSTAFTAPCSEGLCAEGICITQGGRCDQTSSKLSTVKVEKATMTEGLYPEPVRVRPKDRGSRWGHASPFMRGSTIVRSQTFSPGARSQYVCRLYRSDSDSSTLPKKSPFVRNTLERRTLRYKPQSYRSSLAEQPTRTSLDLELDLQACRTRQRQLTEELSALRELKLRLEEPQTREATELPHWALRDERFRCLLREAQRQASQSKQEQRQEEAAERRLRKASKEVLQMRGQSQKEPLPVQTFREKMAFFTRPRFNIPPLPADDV; encoded by the exons GATCACCAAACCGCTGACGTTTGCTGACTGTGTTGGAGATGAACTGCCTCTCGGGTGGGAAGAAGTTTATGACCAGCAAGTGGGAGTTTACTACATTGACCACATTAACA AGACCACCCAGATTGAGAACCCGCGAACTCAGTGGCGACAGGAGCAGGAGCACATGCTGAAGGAGTACCTTGTGGTGGCCCAGGAGGCCCTCAAAGCCAAGAAGGAGATGTACCTGGTCAAGCAGCAGCGACTGGAGCTGGCTCAGCAGGAAATGTTGCTCTTCCATGAGCTTTCTGAGGACAACCGCTCCATCACTAGCA CGCTCTCTGGCTCGTCCTCAAATGCGAAATACGACCCTGACCAAATCAAAGTGGAAGTCGCCTGTAGACGAGAGCGG CTCTCCAGACTGAAGCAGGAGCTGGCCCAGGTGAAGCAGGAGCTGCAGTATAAGGAAATGGGAGTGGAGACCCTGCAGGA gatTGACAGGAAGATGTCCTGCAGTCAGACAAATTACAAGCTGGATGAGGCTCAAGCCATTTTCAGCGAGCTGCGTAGCATCAAGAAGGCCATCAGCACAGGCGAGAAGGAGAGGCAGGACCTCATCCAG AGCCTGGCTAAGCTGACCATCAACTTCCAAAGCAGCTTGTCAATCAGTGACTCAGCCAGCGAGGTGGCGAACAGCACTGGAACTGCGGGTGACTCGTGCAGTCTGCAGCAGTACTGTGACACGGGCTGTCAGACTGACATCATGGGAGAG TATGGTTCCCAAGATTACTCTCATTTGGTGGACAAAGTGAAAGTCAACTGGCAGTATGAGGAAGCCAAGAAAAA GGTGCAGAGCATTCAGCACCAGCTAGCACAGCTGGACAGTGAGAGCTGGTCGGGACGGGCCGAGGCAGACCGCGACAGAGACTTCATGCAGCTCCTGCGTGAGAAGGAGGCGCTCCTGCAAGAGATCATCCTGGTCAGCAAGCAGCAGCACTCACCAGAGACCGTGCTGCAGCTAGAGGAGGAGCGCTGCAGGctagaggaggaggtgcagagggcCCATAGCTCCCAAAGCCAGGGAGCCAATCAGAG GCTCCTACTGCAGGAGAAGAGGAACGTTCTGCTGAGACAGCTGGAGGAGGCAACACGCATCACCACCTACCTCCATTCCCAGCTGAAAAG CCTGTCAGCCAGTTCTCTGACGGTGTCATCCAGCAGCAGCCGCGGCTCCTTAGCCTCCAGTCGGGGCTCCCTGGCTTCTAGCCGAGGCTCTCTCAGCTCCATCAGTTTCAGCGACATCTATGGTCTCCCCCAGTACGAGCGCCATGAGGGAGCAGGAGAGCCGCTTGACCCTCACCACCGTTACCTGCTTCCCCCAGAAACTGTGTCCAGAGACTGCTCCATGTTCACCCCCGAGCCCCTGACCCAGAGCAAAACCAAACGTTCCCATGACACCCCGCAGTCCCTTGCCTCCCTTTCGTcccgctcctctctctcctccctgtcgCCACCTAGTTCACCCATGGACACACCCTACCACTCTGCCCCTCAGGACTGCCCCCTCACGCAGATGACGGAGGAATACATGGAGCAGGCAGGCCGTGGTCTGTTGGAGGGGCTTCGGGCCCAATCTCAAACCCTGTCGCACACCACCATGTTGAGCAGTGAGGACACACTCAGCCCCGCTGCTGTGCATCAACTGGATAACAAGATTCACAGAGACAGCGGGGCTCAGACGGCTTTCACATCCACAG GAGTGACTCTGAGGGGAAACAGCGCAAACAGAAGTGGCAGGAGAGCCAGGAGAGTCTCTGCAGGTGTTTCTGAAGATGCTCTGGCTACAGACAGCGGCGTCTTTGAGGCCTGGGGCCGGAG GGCAGAGGAGTTGGATGAGATGTCATACATGAAAGAGCTGATGCCTGTGAGCGAGCCCACGCACATCCAACTGGGTCTGCT TTGGGAGTCCAGCTCCCAGTCTCTGCGACTGCATCTGCTACAGCTCAAGAATTTGAACAGGTCCATCGTAAAAGATGGCTACAAAGT gtATGTGAAGGTGCACTTGATTCCACTGGACGCCAGCAGGGCCTGTGCGTTTTACTGTTGTACAGCATTGGAGCCGCAGTGccagatgagtttcaatgaaGGCTTCTGCATTCCGGTCCCCGCTAACACCCTGGCGGTGTGCGCTCTGCAGCTGTCCATCTGCTCGCTGGGCCCTCAGGCTCAGGAGGAGCTACTG gGTACTGCCCAGGTGAGTCTGGCAGATTGCGAGGGGAGTGCAGAGATGGTTTACCACTGGTTGAGAGCGCAGATGGTATCAAGTGGTGCAGAGTCTCAAAGGCCTGAACAGAAGAACCTTCTTCATCGCAGACACCACGACGGACAGGAGGACGAGCAACGGCCCAGAGCGACG GATGCTGTGTGCACTCTGTCACGCACAAACACCACCACCCATTTGGAGGAGCGAGATgcagagctggagctgaagaAGGAGGAGCCAGGGGAGGCAGCCTCTGAGAG gagTTGGCAGGCGGAGTCAGTGGACAGCGgctgcagcaacagcacagCGTTCACAGCTCCCTGCTCAGAGGGCCTGTGTGCAGAGGGCATCTGCATCACTCAAGGAGGACGTTGTGATCAGACAAGCAGCAAACTCTCTACTGTAAAG GTGGAGAAGGCCACCATGACTGAAGGCCTTTACCCAGAGCCAGTACGGGTCCGGCCCAAAGACAGGGGAAGTCGCTGGGGCCATGCCTCGCCGTTCATGCGTGGCAGCACCATCGTCCGCTCTCAGACTTTCTCACCTGGTGCTCGTAGTCAGTATGTCTGCAGG TTATATCGCAGCGACAGTGACAGCTCAACCCTACCAAAGAAATCACCTTTTGTCAGAAACACTTTGGAAAGAAGAACATTAAGATATAAGCCG cagtcgTACCGCTCCTCCCTAGCTGAGCAGCCAACTCGCACCTCCTTGGACCTGGAGCTGGATCTTCAGGCCTGCAGGACCCGTCAGAGGCAGCTGACGGAGGAGCTGAGCGCCCTCAGAGAGCTGAAGCTGCGACTGGAGGAGCCGCAAACTCGGGAAGCCACCGAGCTCCCCCACTGGGCCCTGAGAGACGAGCGCTTCCGCTGCCTGCTCAGAGAGGCCCAGAGACAG GCCAGCCAAAGCAAGCAGGAGCAGCGTCAGGAAGAGGCGGCAGAAAGGAGGCTGAGGAAGGCTTCCAAAGAGGTTCTACAGATGAGAGGGCAGAGCCAGAAGGAGCCTCTGCCTGTGCAGACATTCAG AGAGAAGATGGCTTTTTTCACAAGACCAAGGTTCAACATACCTCCTTTGCCGGCTGACGATGTATGA
- the traf3ip2l gene encoding uncharacterized protein traf3ip2l, with amino-acid sequence MLPTSAYSDSAPNSYVSHLSSCPNTPEEDDETMNTDDRAASVVHKPDSSCTTDGHHPPPAQAAVSDHHLFSREQEHKHIHTLAHTSPSFCSSQHHRSLTSGYSQPTPTPFQSQADSYWLHPSFASSWSGYPNSLPSCLSHKEYSSCSGNSCLSRYKFDSLPSTYSTSMSSLEHPFSLRSNPPSAELYHHTFSPYSCLPQGAACCAQCPADGFNRGPVHTKYPWPQYHPAHGHYYPGDCRLPRAEFTQIGPHVPVKEKHPAYSTPLSLEQRRVFVTYEADNDKHVNEVINFVALLRHNGFDTHIDLFEQQFRSISKIDFMERYLSEKEYLIIIIISPKYYETVTASPVVLEKDERTFNTVYIHKQLQNEFIQNGSKNFRFIPILFPGAKKCHVPNWLQNTHVYGWPRDRDDILRRLMRVEKYNPPPIGELPTIVSIPI; translated from the exons ATGCTGCCCACCTCAGCCTACTCTGATTCAGCACCTAACAG TTACGTCAGCCATCTGAGCAGCTGCCCCAATACTCCTGAGGAGGACGATGAGACCATGAACACAGACGACAGAGCAGCCAGTGTTGTCCACAAACCAGACTCCAGCTGCACCACTGATGGCCACCACCCTCCTCCAGCCCAGGCAGCAGTCTCTGATCACCACCTgttcagcagagagcaggaacacaaacacatccacacactggCCCACACCAGCCCGAGCTTCTGCTCGTCCCAGCATCATCGCAGCTTGACAAGCGGCTACAGCCAACCTACTCCAACTCCATTCCAGAGCCAGGCTGACAGCTACTGGCTCCACCCGAGCTTCGCCAGCAGCTGGTCGGGGTATCCCAACAGCCTGCCGTCCTGTCTGAGCCACAAAGAGTACTCCAGCTGTTCTGGAAACAGCTGCCTGTCCAGATACAAGTTCGACTCCCTCCCCAGCACGTACAGCACCAGCATGAGCAGCTTAGAGCATCCGTTCTCGCTGCGCTCCAACCCACCGTCAGCTGAGCTGTATCACCATACATTCTCTCCATACTCATGTTTGCCACAGGGAGCCGCCTGCTGTGCTCAGTGTCCTGCGGATGGTTTTAACAGGGGGCCTGTACACACCAAATACCCCTGGCCTCAGTACCATCCAGCTCACGGCCACTACT ATCCGGGTGACTGCAGACTTCCTCGAGCTGAGTTCACACAGAT TGGCCCTCATGTTCCGGTCAAAGAGAAGCACCCTGCTTACAGCACGCCGCTGTCTCTGGAGCAGA GGCGGGTCTTTGTCACCTATGAAGCAGACAACGACAAACACGTGAATGAGGTCATCAACTTTGTGGCTCTGCTGCGACACAACGGCTTTGATACACAT attGACTTATTTGAGCAGCAGTTCAGAAGTATAAGCAAGATTGACTTCATGGAGCGATACCTCAGTGAG AAAGAGTACctgatcattattatcatcagtCCCAAGTACTATGAGACGGTGACTGCCTCCCCTGTTGTCCTGGAGAAGGACGAGAGGACCTTCAACACAGtgtacatacacaaacag CTCCAGAATGAATTCATCCAGAATGGAAGCAAGAATTTCAGGTTCATTCCCATATTGTTCCCTGGGGCTAAAAAG tgTCATGTTCCCAACTGGCttcaaaacacacacgtgtATGGATGGCCACGCGATCGGGATGACATTCTGCGGCGGCTGATGAGGGTGGAGAAGTACAACCCGCCTCCTATCGGAGAACTTCCAACCATTGTTTCCATCcccatataa
- the chd1l gene encoding chromodomain-helicase-DNA-binding protein 1-like has protein sequence MTDILTKIKNSVAEKQKTAVVQSDLQKWGLTGIQLRSYQLDGVQWLTQCLKNQQGCILGDEMGLGKTCQTISLLVYMSGGLGKKGPFLVLSPLSVLENWRRELKCFAPSLTVLCYKGDKERRAEIQREANTQDFHVLLTTYELCLKDASFLKQWKWKVLVVDEAHRLKNQNSLLHKTLIEFSVGFRLLLTGTPIQNNLQELYSLLSFIQPSIFAADDADNFFNSYSNVQNHPALAAELQSILEPFLLRRVKSEVAVDLPKKTELLVYHGMSALQKKYYKAVLTKDLEAFGNEPGNKTRLLNILMNLRKCVDHPYLFDGVEPEPFEMGEHLIEASGKLCLLDSMLTFLHRGGHRILLFSQMTRMLDILQDYMEYRGYSYERLDGSVRGEERNLAVKNFSSKDVFVFLLSTKAGGVGLNLTAADTVIFVDSDFNPQNDLQAAARCHRIGQNRPVKVIRLLARDTVEEIMYSRAVSKLQLTNTVIEEGRFSLLDQAQSAAAGLQLSEILKFGIDKLLSSEESSVQDVKLEKILGPSHEGQWVDDEDYTPIGEEEEEEEGDGSDSDGQNHMYYFEGKDYSKDPSSEDKKNFDRLLQEQLTEVQKAAGQGRALRNKAGVFVSVALGIPVRKRKPLTEAELELRRQRREEAAAKRAKLQEDKKKKEQEEKYQKKMLWWESCGYRSLCLQRVDSEEDEEEEDDHSISSTDSDSTDIHYVLGDVTHPHAAQGDAIIVHCVDDSGRWGRGGLFTALEVRSDESRKQYESAGKMKDLELGNVLLFPINDKQSRLNGQDQLALIVAQQRDKANNLSGIFLTALDEGLKKIYAAAKRNKASVHLPRIGHATKGFNWYGTERLIRKHLASRGIPTFIYYHSRAVKNTAPPQASSTAASTSTSAPQPQLCNPNRLGDEAEAEIPGPSDPLQSHGLPCFMRGVRVFFYNLAASERRMLARYLITYDGDEEEMMSEEVTHIVAEVESNIHAKELQDLLSQYSQAVAVQKAWLESCFSKQRQVNTSHFLHQLT, from the exons ACGATCTCTCTGCTGGTGTACATGTCAGGAGGTCTTGGGAAGAAAGGTCCATTTTTGGTATTGAGCCCACTCTCTGTCTTGGAGAACTGGAGAAGGGAGTTGAAATG CTtcgctccctctctcactgtgctgtgctacaaaggagacaaagagagacgGGCTGAGATTCAGAGGGAAGCAAACACACAGGACTTCCACGTTCTGCTGACTACATATGAG CTGTGTCTCAAAGATGCTTCATTCTTGAAACA GTGGAAGTGGAAGGTGCTGGTGGTAGACGAAGCTCACAGGCTGAAGAATCAGAACTCACTGTTGCACAAGACTTTAATAGAG TTTTCAGTTGGTTTCAGACTCTTGCTGACAGGAACGCCCATTCAAAACAACCTGCAGGAGCTCTACTCGCTGCTCAGCTTCATTCAGCCCAGCATCTTTGCAGCTGATGACGCAGACAACTTTTTCAACTCCTACTCAAACGTGCAAAATCATCCTGCTCTGG CTGCTGAGCTTCAGAGCATCCTGGAGCCATTCCTGCTCCGTAGAGTCAAGTCAGAGGTGGCTGTTGATCTGCCCAAGAAGACGGAGCTGTTGGTGTACCATGGCatgtcagctctgcagaaaaaatattacaaagcTGTGCTGACAAAGGATCTGG AGGCTTTTGGGAATGAACCAGGCAACAAGACCCGGTTATTGAACATCTTAATGAACCTGAGAAAGTGTGTTGACCACCCATACCTGTTTGACG GAGTGGAGCCAGAGCCCTTTGAGATGGGGGAACATCTAATTGAAGCCAGCGGAAAACTTTGCCTTCTGGACAGCATGCTGACATTCCTGCACAGAGG AGGTCATCGGATCCTGTTGTTCTCTCAGATGACGAGGATGCTGGACATTCTTCAGGACTACATGGAGTACAGAG GTTACAGCTATGAGCGCTTGGATGGGTCTGTCCGAGGGGAGGAACGAAACCTCGCAGTGAAGAACTTCAGCAGCAAGGAcgtctttgtctttctgctcAGCACTAAAGCAG GGGGAGTGGGCCTGAACCTTACAGCGGCCGACACTGTCATTTTTGTGGAcagtgacttcaaccctcaaaATGACTTGCAGGCTGCTGCACGCTGCCATCGGATTGGTCAGAACAG GCCTGTGAAAGTGATCCGCCTCCTGGCAAGAGACACGGTGGAGGAGATAATGTACTCTCGCGCTGTCTCCAAGTTGCAGCTCACAAACACTGTCATCGAAGAGGGACGCTTCTCTTTACTGGATCAAGCTcagtcagctgctgcaggactcCAG CTCAGTGAGATCTTGAAGTTCGGGATAGATAAGCTTTTGTCGTCAGAGGAGAGTTCTGTACAGGATGTCAAACTGGAGAAAATCCTTGGGCCGTCACATGAGGGTCAGTGGGTGGATGATGAGGACTACACCCCAattggagaggaggaagaggaggaggagggggatggATCTGACTCTGATGGACAGA ACCACATGTACTACTTTGAGGGGAAGGACTACAGTAAGGACCCCAGCTCTGAGGACAAGAAGAACTTTGATCGTCTGTTGCAGGAGCAGCTGACGGAGGTTCAGAAAGCTGCAGGACAGGGACGAGCTCTGAGAAACAAAGCCGGA gTGTTTGTGTCAGTAGCTCTTGGGATtccagtgaggaagaggaagcctCTTactgaggcagagctggagctgaGGCGACAAAGGAGGGAAGAAGCTGCAGCCAAGAGAGCCAAACTTCAagaggacaagaagaagaaggagcaagaGGAGAAATACCAGAAAAA AATGTTATGGTGGGAGTCTTGTGGCTACAGGTCACTGTGCCTCCAGCGTGTGGACAGtgaagaagatgaggaagaggaagatgaccACAGCATATCCTCCACAGACTCAGACAGCACGGACATCCACTATGTTCTGGGGGACGTCACTCATCCACATGCTGCTCAGGGAGATGCTATCATCGTCCATTGCGTTG ATGACTCAGGCCGGTGGGGCAGGGGAGGCCTGTTCACGGCACTGGAGGTGAGGTCAGATGAATCACGGAAGCAGTATGAGTCGGCTGGCAAGATGAAAG ATTTGGAGCTTGGAAATGTGCTGCTTTTTCCTATTAACGACAAACAGTCCAGACTGAACGGCCAGGACCAG TTGGCTCTGATAGTGGCACAGCAGAGAGACAAAGCCAACAACCTGTCAGGGATCTTTCTAACTGCTCTGGATGAGGGTCTGAAGAAGATTTATGCTGCAGCCAAAAGAAATAAGG CAAGTGTTCATCTTCCACGCATCGGCCACGCTACCAAAGGTTTCAACTGGTACGGCACGGAAAGGCTCATCAGAAAACACCTAGCCTCCAGAGGCATCCCCACCTTCAT ATACTATCACAGCAGAGCTGTCAaaaacacagctccacctcaggCATCCTCCACTGCCGCCTCAACGTCAACATCCGCCCCTCAACCACAGTTGTGTAACCCAAACAGGCTCGGTGATGAGGCAGAGGCAGAAATCCCAGGCCCCTCAGACCCTCTCCAGAGCCACGGCCTCCCCTGTTTCATGAGGGGAGTCCGTGTGTTTTTCTACAACCTGGCTGcatcagagaggaggatgctggcCCGATACCTTATCAC TTATGATGGAGACGAAGAGGAGATGATGAGCGAGGAGGTGACCCACATCGTAGCCGAGGTAGAGAGCAACATCCACGCAAAG GAGCTCCAGGATCTGCTGAGTCAGTACAGTCAGGCCGTGGCCGTGCAGAAAGCCTGGCTGGAGTCCTGCTTCTCCAAACAACGACAAGTCAACACCTCTCACTTCCTACATCAGCTCACataa